A single window of Tistrella mobilis DNA harbors:
- a CDS encoding ABC transporter ATP-binding protein: MITVKPAHRQAAATTADQPMLSVEDLRVTFTTADGESLKAVDGISFEVRPGETFGVIGESGSGKSTLGRAIVRLLDPTGGRILYEGDDLARLKGRRLRHKRRELQIIFQDPNAALNPRMSILDSVREPLDVVGEGDRASRTGRALDLLDRVGISAEQARRYPHELSGGQKQRVNIARSLTLNPKLVVCDEVVAALDVSIRGDVLNLFAEIQRERGLAYVFITHDIGVVSHISDRVAVMYLGRFMELGPVAAVAERPMHPYTRALMSAEPVPLPSHLRQKRRILLEGEIPSPLNPPSGCRFRTRCPHAQATCAERVPDWRPVAPDHFVACHFAEELAPG, encoded by the coding sequence ATGATCACCGTGAAGCCCGCCCATCGACAGGCAGCCGCCACGACCGCAGACCAGCCGATGCTGTCGGTCGAGGATCTGCGCGTCACCTTCACCACCGCCGACGGCGAAAGCCTGAAGGCGGTGGACGGGATCAGCTTCGAGGTCCGCCCGGGCGAGACCTTCGGCGTCATCGGCGAAAGCGGATCGGGCAAGTCGACGCTCGGCCGCGCCATCGTCCGCCTGCTCGACCCGACCGGCGGGCGGATCCTGTACGAGGGCGACGACCTCGCCCGGCTGAAGGGCCGCCGCCTGCGGCACAAGCGCCGCGAGCTGCAGATCATCTTCCAGGACCCCAACGCGGCCCTGAACCCGCGGATGAGCATTCTCGACAGCGTTCGTGAGCCGCTGGACGTGGTGGGGGAGGGGGATCGCGCCTCGCGGACCGGCCGCGCGCTCGACCTGCTCGACCGGGTGGGGATCAGCGCGGAACAGGCGCGGCGCTATCCGCACGAGCTGTCGGGCGGCCAGAAGCAGCGGGTCAACATTGCCCGCTCGCTGACGCTCAACCCGAAACTGGTGGTCTGCGACGAGGTGGTGGCGGCGCTGGATGTGTCGATCCGCGGCGACGTGCTCAACCTCTTTGCCGAAATCCAGCGCGAACGCGGCCTCGCCTATGTCTTCATCACCCATGATATCGGCGTGGTCTCGCATATCAGCGACCGGGTGGCGGTGATGTATCTGGGCCGGTTCATGGAGCTGGGGCCGGTGGCGGCCGTGGCCGAACGGCCGATGCACCCCTATACCCGCGCGCTGATGTCGGCCGAGCCGGTGCCGCTGCCGTCCCATCTGCGCCAGAAGCGCCGGATCCTGCTGGAGGGTGAGATCCCGTCGCCGCTGAACCCGCCTTCGGGCTGCCGCTTCCGCACCCGCTGCCCCCATGCGCAGGCAACTTGCGCCGAGCGGGTGCCCGACTGGCGCCCCGTCGCCCCCGACCATTTCGTCGCCTGCCACTTCGCCGAGGAGCTGGCGCCCGGCTGA
- a CDS encoding ABC transporter permease, which produces MSRTATPSAAGAAPRRRNPVLAWMLRDPRGALSLLVVAIIALTGIFADQLAPYSPIEQNFDLILMPPSAENWLGTDDLGRDVFSRLIHGASASMYASVLSVSIALVIGLPIGLLAGFAGGWVDEVVSRVIDALLSFPAIVLAIGVTGALGVGLTNGMISVGIVFSPLIARLARARALVVKEELFVDAARCFGASPVRILARHILPNAIQPILVQVTLLLAGALLAEASLSFLGLGVQAPDASWGSMLAKAYLYMEIAPEQMVTPGLAILVTALAFNGLGDSVRMLLDPTTRSGR; this is translated from the coding sequence ATGAGCCGGACCGCAACCCCTTCTGCCGCCGGGGCGGCGCCCCGCCGGCGCAACCCGGTGCTCGCCTGGATGCTGCGCGATCCGCGCGGCGCGCTCAGCCTGCTGGTGGTGGCGATCATCGCGCTCACCGGCATCTTCGCCGACCAGTTGGCGCCCTATTCGCCGATCGAGCAGAATTTCGACCTGATCCTGATGCCGCCCTCGGCCGAAAACTGGCTGGGCACCGACGATCTGGGCCGCGACGTGTTCAGCCGGCTGATCCATGGCGCCTCGGCCAGCATGTATGCCAGCGTGCTGTCGGTGTCGATCGCCCTGGTGATCGGCCTGCCGATCGGCCTGCTCGCCGGTTTCGCCGGGGGCTGGGTCGACGAGGTGGTCAGCCGGGTGATCGATGCGCTGCTCTCCTTCCCCGCCATCGTGCTGGCGATCGGCGTCACCGGCGCGCTGGGGGTCGGCCTCACCAACGGCATGATCTCGGTCGGCATCGTGTTCTCGCCGCTGATCGCGCGCCTGGCCCGCGCCCGGGCGCTGGTGGTGAAAGAGGAATTGTTCGTCGATGCCGCCCGCTGTTTCGGGGCAAGCCCGGTGCGCATTCTGGCCCGCCACATTCTGCCCAACGCCATCCAGCCGATCCTGGTGCAGGTGACCCTGCTTCTGGCCGGCGCGCTGCTGGCCGAAGCCTCGCTCTCCTTCCTGGGGTTGGGCGTTCAGGCGCCGGATGCCAGCTGGGGCTCGATGCTCGCCAAAGCCTATCTCTATATGGAGATTGCGCCCGAACAGATGGTCACCCCGGGCCTCGCC
- a CDS encoding ABC transporter permease, producing the protein MSSRRAIRTVRRRLIQVVPVILIVTFVVFGLIQLIPGDIAVTLAGDNASDQRLAEIRALYGLDRPFLVQYFDWLWGAVHGDLARSLISGEEVMTSLSRTFPLTLLIVVLAMLISMVIGIPLGILAALRPNSIIDGAVMGLASVGIAIPNFWLAMILVATFALSLGWLPATGAVAFSDDPIRALEHAILPATALAAGGIAEVARQLRTSLVDILGSQYVRTLHAKGLPGGAVLWKHGLKNVSVNLLTVIGLLANRLLAATVVVETVFAIPGVGNLIVNAALARDFPVVQGVVLTMIIFVVGLNLIIDMLYVVFDPRVR; encoded by the coding sequence ATGTCCAGCCGCCGCGCGATCCGCACCGTGCGCCGCCGCCTGATCCAGGTGGTGCCGGTGATCCTGATCGTGACCTTCGTGGTGTTCGGGCTGATCCAACTGATCCCCGGCGACATCGCGGTGACGCTGGCCGGCGACAATGCCAGCGATCAGCGCCTTGCCGAAATCCGGGCACTCTACGGTCTCGATCGTCCCTTCCTGGTTCAGTATTTCGACTGGTTGTGGGGGGCGGTTCATGGCGACCTCGCCCGGTCGCTGATTTCGGGCGAGGAGGTGATGACCTCGCTCTCCCGCACCTTTCCGCTGACCTTGCTGATCGTGGTGCTGGCGATGCTGATCTCGATGGTGATCGGCATTCCGCTCGGCATTCTGGCGGCGCTCCGGCCCAATTCGATCATCGACGGCGCGGTGATGGGGCTGGCCTCGGTCGGCATCGCCATTCCGAATTTCTGGCTGGCGATGATCCTGGTCGCGACCTTCGCCCTCTCGCTCGGCTGGTTGCCGGCGACCGGGGCGGTGGCCTTTTCGGATGATCCGATCCGGGCGCTGGAACATGCGATCCTGCCTGCGACCGCGCTTGCCGCCGGCGGCATCGCCGAAGTGGCGCGCCAGCTGCGCACCTCGCTGGTCGATATTCTGGGCTCGCAATATGTCCGCACGCTCCATGCCAAGGGCCTGCCCGGCGGCGCGGTGCTCTGGAAGCACGGGCTCAAGAACGTTTCGGTCAACCTGCTGACGGTGATCGGCCTGCTGGCCAACCGCCTGCTGGCAGCGACCGTCGTGGTCGAGACGGTCTTCGCCATCCCGGGTGTCGGCAATCTGATCGTCAACGCGGCGCTCGCCCGCGATTTCCCGGTGGTGCAGGGGGTGGTGCTGACCATGATCATCTTCGTGGTCGGGCTGAACCTGATCATCGACATGCTCTATGTCGTCTTCGACCCGAGGGTACGCTGA
- a CDS encoding ABC transporter substrate-binding protein, which translates to MTKDPFNISTGEPVTVGGRPAFAMDRRRFLSLLGAGAAGAAASGMLPGHVRRALAAGGVLKVAAPANPSSLDPMTGGSGQDHPFLYTVFDTLVEWEYESLDPRPGLARAWSFPDPKTLVMDLQEGVKFHDGTDFNAEAVKFNLDRNRGDQRSNIKADLINVEAVEVSGPHQVTIRLKNPDAALPMILSDRAGMMCSPKAVTEKGDAHDRNPVGTGAWSFVTWNDNEKVVVKRNEGYWKKGTPKVDGIEFAIIPELSTGLRSVMAGQNHFVYFLSPQQGLIAKRAPKLTTFTGPTLYCIQIYFNWARKPLDDVRVRQAINHAIDRDAFVKVTMNGIGEKAITNLPSAHWAFDKELAGYYPYDPEKAKALLAEAGYADGLDLHLGGYPDQSSVQRQEFIMEQLRQVGIRVRYSIGTIPEASAAFFGNEKKTDALVSAWTGRPDPSLTFSLMYLPDAYYNGGRGPVPDELVQAIAASRASPDKEARKLAFSKVQKLVLDNALVCPLAFLSALDVAGEKVEGYKPNLLNKPKLYDVSLA; encoded by the coding sequence ATGACCAAGGATCCGTTCAACATCTCTACGGGCGAGCCGGTCACCGTCGGGGGCCGCCCGGCCTTCGCGATGGACCGCCGCCGTTTCCTGTCGCTGCTGGGCGCCGGTGCCGCCGGTGCCGCGGCATCCGGCATGCTGCCCGGCCATGTCCGCCGGGCGCTGGCCGCGGGCGGCGTGCTGAAGGTGGCGGCCCCCGCCAACCCGTCGAGCCTGGACCCGATGACGGGTGGCTCGGGCCAGGACCATCCCTTCCTCTACACCGTCTTCGACACGCTGGTGGAATGGGAATATGAAAGCCTGGACCCCAGGCCCGGCCTGGCGCGCGCCTGGAGCTTCCCCGACCCGAAGACCCTGGTGATGGATCTGCAGGAGGGGGTGAAATTCCACGATGGCACCGATTTCAATGCCGAGGCGGTGAAGTTCAACCTGGACCGCAATCGCGGGGATCAGCGCTCCAACATCAAGGCCGACCTGATCAATGTCGAGGCGGTGGAGGTGAGCGGGCCGCATCAGGTCACCATCCGGCTGAAGAACCCCGATGCCGCTTTGCCGATGATCCTGTCGGATCGCGCCGGCATGATGTGCTCGCCCAAGGCGGTGACGGAGAAGGGCGACGCCCATGACCGCAACCCCGTCGGCACCGGCGCCTGGAGCTTCGTCACCTGGAACGACAACGAAAAAGTGGTCGTGAAGCGCAACGAGGGTTATTGGAAAAAGGGCACGCCCAAGGTCGACGGCATCGAATTCGCGATCATTCCGGAACTCTCCACCGGGCTGCGCTCGGTGATGGCCGGGCAGAACCATTTCGTCTATTTCCTGTCGCCCCAGCAGGGGCTGATCGCGAAGCGGGCGCCGAAGCTGACCACCTTTACCGGTCCGACGCTCTATTGCATCCAGATCTATTTCAACTGGGCGCGCAAGCCGCTGGATGATGTCCGGGTCCGCCAGGCGATCAACCATGCCATTGATCGCGACGCTTTCGTCAAAGTGACGATGAACGGCATCGGCGAGAAGGCGATCACCAACCTGCCCTCCGCCCATTGGGCCTTCGACAAAGAGCTGGCCGGCTACTACCCCTATGATCCCGAGAAGGCCAAGGCGCTGCTTGCCGAGGCGGGCTATGCCGACGGGCTGGATCTGCATCTGGGCGGCTATCCCGACCAGAGTTCGGTGCAGCGCCAGGAATTCATCATGGAGCAGCTGCGCCAGGTGGGCATCCGGGTGCGCTATTCGATCGGCACCATTCCCGAGGCCTCGGCCGCCTTCTTCGGCAACGAAAAGAAGACCGACGCCCTGGTCTCGGCCTGGACCGGCCGGCCCGATCCCAGCCTGACCTTCTCGCTGATGTACCTGCCCGACGCCTATTACAATGGCGGCCGCGGCCCGGTGCCCGACGAGCTGGTGCAGGCGATCGCCGCCAGCCGTGCCTCGCCCGACAAGGAGGCGCGCAAGCTGGCCTTCTCGAAGGTCCAGAAGCTGGTGCTCGACAATGCCCTGGTCTGCCCGCTGGCCTTCCTGTCGGCGCTGGACGTGGCGGGTGAGAAGGTGGAGGGCTACAAGCCCAACCTGCTGAACAAGCCCAAGCTCTACGACGTGTCGCTGGCCTGA